In a single window of the Tigriopus californicus strain San Diego chromosome 2, Tcal_SD_v2.1, whole genome shotgun sequence genome:
- the LOC131891507 gene encoding RCC1 and BTB domain-containing protein 1-like isoform X2 has translation MNLEAWSLFSLLEPDFVKNLRMVCVFGNSGNEAHLVTQSDDVYALGSNAASCLGLGDVSSTLTPKKVKHLCQKGSIHDLSFDVMFRGHNGYCQLGNATTNQGVVPALIPGCLKDKKVVEIACGSHHSMCLTDTGEIYTWGQNTCAQIGSGTTNNQSSPRKVSSLFGGRKVVSIACGQISSIALLDTGEVYGWGYNGNGQLGSGNNINQLSPCLVIALNTVVISKVVCGYAHTLALSDEGYLFGWGANSYGQLGSGNKANSCSPTRVAVEIGRVVDIAASHYNNISAALTQDAKVYMWGQCHSQTVPTPILTPFQSLHEVFARFGCPGVTFAPMYTMIHSGNSLMNALKLAFDDATTSDFTFVVQGRDIHVHKALLKIRCEHFRSMFQSHWKEDKDTSLEIEQFSYPVYRAFLEYLYTDELNLGTEEAVELLDLANAYCEPQLKKRCEGLIQMGINIDNVCMLYATALKFDAQELESFCFRFSLNHMTAVTQSESFDQLDERVLKDFILKAAQYGAFKT, from the exons ATGAACTTGGAAGCATGGTCTCTTTTCTCGCTCTTAGAGCCCGATTTTGTGAAGAATCTTCGCATGGTGTGCGTCTTCGGGAACTCCGGCAATGAAGCTCATTTGGTAACCCAATCCGATGACGTCTATGCCTTGGGATCAAATGCGGCCAGTTGTTTGGGACTGGGCGACGTTTCCTCGACATTGACCCCTAAAAAGGTCAAGCATTTGTGTCAAAAG GGATCCATCCATGACTTGTCTTTTGACGTGATGTTTAGGGGACATAATGGATATTGTCAGTTGGGCAATGCGACCACCAACCAAGGAGTTGTTCCAGCCTTAATCCCAGGGTGTCTAAAGGACAAAAAAGTCGTGGAAATCGCATGCGGATCCCATCATTCCATGTGCCTCACGGATACAGGCGAGATTTATACTTG GGGTCAAAATACGTGCGCACAAATCGGCTCAGgaacaaccaacaaccaatctTCACCCAGAAAAGTCTCGTCTTTGTTCGGTGGTAGAAAA GTGGTTTCCATTGCCTGCGGCCAGATCTCCTCCATAGCTCTTCTAGACACTGGGGAAGTGTACG GGTGGGGCTATAACGGCAACGGGCAGCTGGGCTCCGGCAATAACATCAATCAGTTGAGTCCTTGTCTAGTGATAGCACTCAATACTGTTGTGATATCCAAG gttgttTGTGGATACGCCCACACTCTGGCCTTGTCCGATGAAGGCTACCTCTTTGGTTGGGGAGCAAATTCGTACGGCCAATTGGGTTCCGGTAACAAAGCCAATTCTTGCTCCCCAACCAGAGTAGCCGTTGAAATCGGGCGAGTGGTCGATATCGCGGCTTCCCATTACAACAACATCTCGGCGGCGTTGACCCAAGATGCCAAGGTCTATATGTGGGG CCAATGCCATTCTCAAACCGTGCCCACTCCCATTTTAACGCCATTCCAAAGTTTACACGAAGTGTTTGCTCGCTTTGGATGTCCTGGCGTGACTTTTGCGCCTATGTACACCATGATTCATTCAGGAAACTCACTCATGAATGCCCTCAAATTGGCCTTTGATGATGCGACGACGTCAGATTTCACTTTCGTGGTTCAAGGCCGAGATATTCATGTGCATAAAGCGCTTTTGAAGATCCGATGTGAACACTTCCGCTCTATGTTTCAA AGCCATTGGAAAGAGGACAAAGACACTtcccttgaaattgaacagTTTTCTTATCCTGTCTACCGAGCTTTCCTGGAATATCTCTACACAGACGAGCTTAATTTAGGGACTGAGGAAGCTGTTGAGCTGCTGGATTTAGCCAATGCTTATTGTGAGCCTCAATTAAAAAAGCG GTGCGAGGGTCTCATCCAGATGGGAATCAACATTGACAATGTGTGCATGCTCTATGCCACAGCCTTAAAATTTGATGCCCAAGAGTTGGAGAGCTTTTGCTTCCGATTCAGCCTAAATCATATGACTGCAGTTACTCAGAGTGAAAGCTTCGATCAATTGGATGAGCGAGTTCTCAAAGACTTCATCCTCAAAGCTGCGCAATATGGGGCATTCAAGACatga
- the LOC131891507 gene encoding RCC1 and BTB domain-containing protein 1-like isoform X1, whose product MNLEAWSLFSLLEPDFVKNLRMVCVFGNSGNEAHLVTQSDDVYALGSNAASCLGLGDVSSTLTPKKVKHLCQKRVKSFAYGTGPHVLACTESGEIYSWGHNGYCQLGNATTNQGVVPALIPGCLKDKKVVEIACGSHHSMCLTDTGEIYTWGQNTCAQIGSGTTNNQSSPRKVSSLFGGRKVVSIACGQISSIALLDTGEVYGWGYNGNGQLGSGNNINQLSPCLVIALNTVVISKVVCGYAHTLALSDEGYLFGWGANSYGQLGSGNKANSCSPTRVAVEIGRVVDIAASHYNNISAALTQDAKVYMWGQCHSQTVPTPILTPFQSLHEVFARFGCPGVTFAPMYTMIHSGNSLMNALKLAFDDATTSDFTFVVQGRDIHVHKALLKIRCEHFRSMFQSHWKEDKDTSLEIEQFSYPVYRAFLEYLYTDELNLGTEEAVELLDLANAYCEPQLKKRCEGLIQMGINIDNVCMLYATALKFDAQELESFCFRFSLNHMTAVTQSESFDQLDERVLKDFILKAAQYGAFKT is encoded by the exons ATGAACTTGGAAGCATGGTCTCTTTTCTCGCTCTTAGAGCCCGATTTTGTGAAGAATCTTCGCATGGTGTGCGTCTTCGGGAACTCCGGCAATGAAGCTCATTTGGTAACCCAATCCGATGACGTCTATGCCTTGGGATCAAATGCGGCCAGTTGTTTGGGACTGGGCGACGTTTCCTCGACATTGACCCCTAAAAAGGTCAAGCATTTGTGTCAAAAG AGAGTCAAAAGTTTCGCATATGGCACAGGTCCTCACGTTTTGGCATGCACTGAATCAGGCGAAATTTATAGCTG GGGACATAATGGATATTGTCAGTTGGGCAATGCGACCACCAACCAAGGAGTTGTTCCAGCCTTAATCCCAGGGTGTCTAAAGGACAAAAAAGTCGTGGAAATCGCATGCGGATCCCATCATTCCATGTGCCTCACGGATACAGGCGAGATTTATACTTG GGGTCAAAATACGTGCGCACAAATCGGCTCAGgaacaaccaacaaccaatctTCACCCAGAAAAGTCTCGTCTTTGTTCGGTGGTAGAAAA GTGGTTTCCATTGCCTGCGGCCAGATCTCCTCCATAGCTCTTCTAGACACTGGGGAAGTGTACG GGTGGGGCTATAACGGCAACGGGCAGCTGGGCTCCGGCAATAACATCAATCAGTTGAGTCCTTGTCTAGTGATAGCACTCAATACTGTTGTGATATCCAAG gttgttTGTGGATACGCCCACACTCTGGCCTTGTCCGATGAAGGCTACCTCTTTGGTTGGGGAGCAAATTCGTACGGCCAATTGGGTTCCGGTAACAAAGCCAATTCTTGCTCCCCAACCAGAGTAGCCGTTGAAATCGGGCGAGTGGTCGATATCGCGGCTTCCCATTACAACAACATCTCGGCGGCGTTGACCCAAGATGCCAAGGTCTATATGTGGGG CCAATGCCATTCTCAAACCGTGCCCACTCCCATTTTAACGCCATTCCAAAGTTTACACGAAGTGTTTGCTCGCTTTGGATGTCCTGGCGTGACTTTTGCGCCTATGTACACCATGATTCATTCAGGAAACTCACTCATGAATGCCCTCAAATTGGCCTTTGATGATGCGACGACGTCAGATTTCACTTTCGTGGTTCAAGGCCGAGATATTCATGTGCATAAAGCGCTTTTGAAGATCCGATGTGAACACTTCCGCTCTATGTTTCAA AGCCATTGGAAAGAGGACAAAGACACTtcccttgaaattgaacagTTTTCTTATCCTGTCTACCGAGCTTTCCTGGAATATCTCTACACAGACGAGCTTAATTTAGGGACTGAGGAAGCTGTTGAGCTGCTGGATTTAGCCAATGCTTATTGTGAGCCTCAATTAAAAAAGCG GTGCGAGGGTCTCATCCAGATGGGAATCAACATTGACAATGTGTGCATGCTCTATGCCACAGCCTTAAAATTTGATGCCCAAGAGTTGGAGAGCTTTTGCTTCCGATTCAGCCTAAATCATATGACTGCAGTTACTCAGAGTGAAAGCTTCGATCAATTGGATGAGCGAGTTCTCAAAGACTTCATCCTCAAAGCTGCGCAATATGGGGCATTCAAGACatga
- the LOC131891507 gene encoding RCC1 and BTB domain-containing protein 1-like isoform X3, which produces MNLEAWSLFSLLEPDFVKNLRMVCVFGNSGNEAHLVTQSDDVYALGSNAASCLGLGDVSSTLTPKKVKHLCQKRVKSFAYGTGPHVLACTESGEIYSWGHNGYCQLGNATTNQGVVPALIPGCLKDKKVVEIACGSHHSMCLTDTGEIYTWGQNTCAQIGSGTTNNQSSPRKVSSLFGGRKVVSIACGQISSIALLDTGEVYGWGYNGNGQLGSGNNINQLSPCLVIALNTVVISKVVCGYAHTLALSDEGYLFGWGANSYGQLGSGNKANSCSPTRVAVEIGRVVDIAASHYNNISAALTQDAKVYMWGQCHSQTVPTPILTPFQSLHEVFARFGCPGVTFAPMYTMIHSGNSLMNALKLAFDDATTSDFTFVVQGRDIHVHKALLKIRCEHFRSMFQSHWKEDKDTSLEIEQFSYPVYRAFLEYLYTDELNLGTEEAVELLDLANAYCEPQLKKRKWPGISQTSAK; this is translated from the exons ATGAACTTGGAAGCATGGTCTCTTTTCTCGCTCTTAGAGCCCGATTTTGTGAAGAATCTTCGCATGGTGTGCGTCTTCGGGAACTCCGGCAATGAAGCTCATTTGGTAACCCAATCCGATGACGTCTATGCCTTGGGATCAAATGCGGCCAGTTGTTTGGGACTGGGCGACGTTTCCTCGACATTGACCCCTAAAAAGGTCAAGCATTTGTGTCAAAAG AGAGTCAAAAGTTTCGCATATGGCACAGGTCCTCACGTTTTGGCATGCACTGAATCAGGCGAAATTTATAGCTG GGGACATAATGGATATTGTCAGTTGGGCAATGCGACCACCAACCAAGGAGTTGTTCCAGCCTTAATCCCAGGGTGTCTAAAGGACAAAAAAGTCGTGGAAATCGCATGCGGATCCCATCATTCCATGTGCCTCACGGATACAGGCGAGATTTATACTTG GGGTCAAAATACGTGCGCACAAATCGGCTCAGgaacaaccaacaaccaatctTCACCCAGAAAAGTCTCGTCTTTGTTCGGTGGTAGAAAA GTGGTTTCCATTGCCTGCGGCCAGATCTCCTCCATAGCTCTTCTAGACACTGGGGAAGTGTACG GGTGGGGCTATAACGGCAACGGGCAGCTGGGCTCCGGCAATAACATCAATCAGTTGAGTCCTTGTCTAGTGATAGCACTCAATACTGTTGTGATATCCAAG gttgttTGTGGATACGCCCACACTCTGGCCTTGTCCGATGAAGGCTACCTCTTTGGTTGGGGAGCAAATTCGTACGGCCAATTGGGTTCCGGTAACAAAGCCAATTCTTGCTCCCCAACCAGAGTAGCCGTTGAAATCGGGCGAGTGGTCGATATCGCGGCTTCCCATTACAACAACATCTCGGCGGCGTTGACCCAAGATGCCAAGGTCTATATGTGGGG CCAATGCCATTCTCAAACCGTGCCCACTCCCATTTTAACGCCATTCCAAAGTTTACACGAAGTGTTTGCTCGCTTTGGATGTCCTGGCGTGACTTTTGCGCCTATGTACACCATGATTCATTCAGGAAACTCACTCATGAATGCCCTCAAATTGGCCTTTGATGATGCGACGACGTCAGATTTCACTTTCGTGGTTCAAGGCCGAGATATTCATGTGCATAAAGCGCTTTTGAAGATCCGATGTGAACACTTCCGCTCTATGTTTCAA AGCCATTGGAAAGAGGACAAAGACACTtcccttgaaattgaacagTTTTCTTATCCTGTCTACCGAGCTTTCCTGGAATATCTCTACACAGACGAGCTTAATTTAGGGACTGAGGAAGCTGTTGAGCTGCTGGATTTAGCCAATGCTTATTGTGAGCCTCAATTAAAAAAGCG gAAATGGCCTGGAATTTCCCAGACTTCTGCTAAATGA
- the LOC131891528 gene encoding uncharacterized protein LOC131891528, with the protein MLKYGGFKMIRSFYQTLDVISEKVVKYSLVHGHQSDKLKKANDFENCAHVCEILWKARKIELEDPRKQNFMLRHESYTHPNVIFEDGVTLLTLTPTHAIFAKCPEDIDVHAHSTGPFFYINQFNHCKHLILIPLNLFIALTNDVDALPFNPESVSYVLLSNTGRCGSTLLTQLFEDKVKNAVAISEPDFVMAMVTNHENINYAFRQKLIRGCVFALTASAIRRFKHDNPKNQHYNVLIKPKAHGIALTPELAQAFPSMKHLYLYRHPIEYYKSLKAVYRALLHPLVDILMMKLSIKMEQDEFILSQFPFANRSDTNEHLQLMKGALNAYSSKQKTVLLIGLYVANLLSIKHQAKELGIDFKVISFQELKDTPEIVFKDVIDFCGIAINEDANFKALPDSDSQQNSVLSRSNLSNYQTPVTDQEKKLIDALLQICHLPSILEFSNHSLEFQKQLQL; encoded by the exons ATGTTGAAGTATGGGGGCTTCAAAATGATTCGCAGTTTCTATCAAACCTTGGACGTGATCTCCGAAAAGGTGGTCAAGTACTCCTTGGTACATGGCCATCAAagtgacaaattgaaaaaggccaatgattttgaaaactgcGCCCATGTGTGTGAGATCTTGTGGAAAGCACGGAAAATCGAATTGGAGGATCCGCGAAAACAGAACTTTATGTTAAG GCACGAATCATACACTCATCCGAATGTTATCTTCGAGGACGGGGTCACGCTCTTGACACTAACTCCCACCCACGCCATTTTCGCCAAATGCCCCGAAGACATCGATGTTCATGCCCACTCCACGGGGCCGTTTTTTTATATCAACCAATTCAATCACTGCAAGCATCTGATCCTTATACCTTTGAACCTTTTCATTGCGCTCACCAATGACGTGGATGCCCTGCCCTTCAATCCGGAGTCGGTCAGCTATGTGCTTCTCTCTAACACGGGTCGATGCGGTTCAACTCTGCTCACGCAACTATTCGAGGACAAAGTAAAAAACGCGGTCGCAATTTCGGAACCAGATTTTGTTATGGCCATGGTGACCAATcatgaaaatatcaattatGCCTTCCGCCAAAAACTGATCCGAGGTTGCGTTTTCGCGCTGACGGCCTCGGCGATTCGGCGATTCAAGCACGATAATCCAAAAAATCAGCACTATAACgtccttatcaaacctaaagCTCACGGGATAGCACTAACCCCTGAGCTCGCGCAGGCTTTTCCCTCAATGAAGCATCTCTATCTATATCGTCATCCCATCGAATATTACAAGTCACTGAAGGCTGTTTACAGAGCCCTATTGCATCCGCTGGTCGACATCTTGATGATGAAGCTCTCTATAAAAATGGAGCAAGATGAGTTTATCTTGAGTCAATTTCCATTCGCCAATCGATCGGACACTAATGAGCATCTCCAATTGATGAAGGGTGCACTGAACGCGTATTCGAGCAAGCAGAAAACGGTCCTTCTCATAGGCCTTTACGTGGCCAATCTTCTGAGTATCAAACATCAGGCTAAAGAGTTGGGAATTGACTTCAAAGTCATCAGCTTCCAGGAGCTGAAAGACACTCcagaaattgttttcaaagacgTTATCGACTTTTGCGGAATCGCGATAAACGAAGACGCCAACTTTAAAGCACTGCCTGATTCGGATAGTCAGCAAAACTCGGTTCTCAGTCGATCAAATCTATCTAATTATCAGACACCAGTTACAGACCAAGAGAAGAAGCTGATTGACGCGCTTCTTCAGATTTGCCACTTACCTTCAATCTTGGAGTTTTCAAATCACAGTCTGGAGTTTCAAAAGCAACTCCAGCTCTAA
- the LOC131892909 gene encoding GATA zinc finger domain-containing protein 21-like has protein sequence MSIRQENMWLLFVVLVIAVVNGQNNRFNNQFQNNNNNNNRFVSNGRFVPQNNVPVRNNNNNFNNNVPRNNVVNVVSNNNNNFRATPADARDARGTEVYPGCNGTVCLPEANLCALRKQKPGHFQHQGNSYWFSMASSENALRNARWNWFTGRNYCRKMCMDMVSFENQAEENFVEDILRRTNVDNIHLAGRLCDAEVEGCNQTRFQPLQINGWFWASTLKMMPPTNQASNNQVFNNWASGQPNGALKSDGFGLEACLALRAQGGVFKWYDEACNTRRHLVCEDLPAPNINFVRNQNPGVNIP, from the exons ATGAGTATTCGGCAG GAAAACATGTGGCTGCTATTCGTCGTTCTTGTGATCGCCGTTGTTAACGGACAGAACAACCGGTTCAACAACCAAttccaaaacaacaacaataacaacaaccgATTTGTGAGCAATGGAAGATTCGTGCCCCAAAACAACGTCCCCGTtcgtaacaacaacaacaatttcaaCAATAATGTTCCCAGGAACAATGTTGTTAACGTTGTgagcaacaataacaacaacttcAGAGCCACCCCCGCCGATGCTCGGGACGCAAGAGGAACCGAGGTCTACCCAGGATGCAACGGGACCGTGTGCTTGCCCGAGGCCAACTTGTGTGCCCTTCGAAAGCAGAAAC CTGGACACTTCCAACATCAAGGCAACAGTTACTGGTTTTCCATGGCCTCCAGCGAGAACGCCCTGCGAAACGCCCGATGGAATTGGTTCACTGGGCGGAACTACTGCCGTAAGATGTGCATGGACATGGTCTCGTTCGAGAACCAAGCCGAGGAGAACTTTGTTGAAGACATCCTGAGGCGAACCAACGTGGACAATATCCATCTGGCTGGTCGGCTTTGTGATGCTGAAGTTGAGGGTTGCAACCAAACTCGTTTCCAACCACTCCAAATCAACGGCTGGTTCTGGGCGTCTACTTTGAAGATGATGCCTCCCACGAACCAGGCATCCAACAATCAAGTC TTTAACAACTGGGCATCTGGTCAACCCAACGGCGCTCTTAAGTCAGATGGATTTGGCTTGGAGGCTTGTTTGGCTCTTCGAGCTCAAGGGGGCGTGTTCAAGTGGTACGACGAAGCTTGCAATACCCGACGCCATCTCGTGTGCGAAGATCTGCCGGCTCCTAACATCAACTTTGTTCGCAACCAGAACCCTGGAGTTAACATTCCCTAA